TTTAATActcatatataagttttttttgcaTAGATATCGATACTTATGGTGGTTTAAGTGTTGTATTATTTGACACAACAAGTGATGAAGAtgtcaatataaatatatcaataatgGAAGAAGTatgtaaacaatttataaaaacattaacacataatgaaattaaagaaatgAATATTGTTTACGCTGATGAAAATGGTTACGTCTATTTATTCGATATTAATACAAATGATAACATACacgatttaatatttattgatttaatggaaaaattacgTACTAGAATTGAAGAAtctatttttacaacaaaagatgTTCAATACGTTACTAATTGTTTGAACATTCATGTAAATGATGAACATTTATATTTAGCGAAATTCACTGATGGTTCTTTTTATAggtatatactttttttctaatttttattttactaatattttttattaataactagcTTTACCCTACTATGCCGCTGACCgttaaaaaaagtagttttttccaaaaaaaaaaaaaaaacatcttaatAGATAGAACGAAGTCTTAAACGTACAGAGTGGGCAAAATTCGATGTTTTAATAGGGTATTTCCATAACTATAcgagataaaaaaaatggatagtAAAAGTGCCAAAAAAGTGCCTGTAGGTTGTCAAAGTTATATTCTCTTAACAACAACAACGGTATTCACATaagttaaaaatcgaaaaatcgaacTTGATAACTCTAAAACAACAAATGTGAGCCGGTTTTGATTGACACCAATGAACACCAATGAACTTGCCTCAAAAAAAGAGATCGAAAgaatattatccatttttttctatctcgtATAGTTATGAAGATACCCTATTAAAACATCGTGTACGTTTAAGACTTCGTTCTATCTATTaagatgttgtttttttttttgaaagctcAAATTTGCCGTTTCTTTATAAACCCTATCTTTCTGTAGATATTTAACAAGGGCACTCATAAGACcccatatatttttgatttgatttttctaTGAGTGCATCAAAGTATAATCTTTCGAATGTAAGGTCAAGTTTAAGCGATTTGGATATCAAACTACCctattatttaaatgtgcattttttgaaatacctgtttgttatttatgaaagaaaatacacAAGCCAGGATTATTTTAAAGTTCTACCATCtcagtaatgaaaattttaaaaagttttttttttttttttttcagatgcAAATTTATAGAGCTTAATCAAAGTAAAAATAGTGGAactgtattatttattgattacgGTAATACactaacaattaattttaatgtggataaagaaaatttattagaattatcATCGTATTCACatgttttactaaaaatacCACCACAATGTATCAAAGTAACTATTTATTTTGGAGTTATGATGATTTCTCTTTTAatctgttttaataaaatatatattcttaaattttttttaggcaaGATTACACTATAATGTACCAAAATTACCATCAAATATTggtgaaaaattaatgaaaataattaatacaataaatgATCAGAATCAATCAATATTAGTTAAAGTATTAGTACCAGCTGGTGATAAACCATTTGATTATTTACCTGTTGTTGAATTATTTACTAGAAAATGTACACAAGatgataaaagttttaatagtaATGTTGATAACAATGATGTTGATATTAATAcattatattcaattaataaagtATTAGGATTATTAATGAGAgagtaagtattttttattagatttagaAGGCGATCATTATTATGCAAGCATACTTTCGATTTAGAACCTGTTTAATACCGAAATTCTAAGAGTTACTCCAcggttctgtttttttttttttttttttacattttttaaggccTGTAAGgaccttttttttcttaaaagctGCAAACTTCAATGTTCAAAAGGTTTCAGTGACGCTCGAGTTACTAGATATTTGGCATCGTGGGCTCTTCTaccattataaataattaacttattCACGCATATAGTCGCTCCTTTAAATAATTAGTATgccaataattaattcaatttattattaaattattttttagaccaaaaatagaagaaaataataacaatagtgataataaaattcaaactaaacaacaacaatcattgtatgatttaaaaatgtttccatCAAATTGTaagcttattttattttaataattatgaaaaaacttttaatttaataaacatttattttttcttagcgACATTTCCATCAACTGGTGATTTACCATCACCAGATTTGCCAATGGATGGTAcatattttgatgtaaatatACCAAGTGCTGTCAATCCATGGAATTTCTTTgtaagtgttttattttatattaaagaaaacgGCTAGAGGCTCTAAAAGTGGGattgtaatacaaaaatttgagttAATCATAAGCTTTGTTCAATTTTCTATGTTGATATATGAGATATGTTTCACATGAAccgaaatttgacattttcaacATTACTAGTTTTGgttagaattgaaataaaacttcatttaatagaaaatgCATCTAAATTCGTCATATTTAAATGCAGAACTAACGAAAATTTATAACCTGAATATTCCAGAAATCATTTTCGTACTATCAATTACTTTTTTACCGAGaagatataattttgatatcatTATTCCAGAAATAGAACAGTgtatattttcagaattgaatgattaataatgtttattgctTTTGAAATTAGATTCAACCATATAAAGATGGTAAAGAATTAAAACAATGGATGCTCAATTTACAAGAATATTATAACACTGGACCTGgtagtaaaaaatatcaattaacgTTAAACGATGTAAAACCTGGAGAATGTTATGTCGCCCTCCATCATCCAGACAATACATGGTATCGTGCATGTGTGAATCAAACAATCGATAACGATTCAATCTCAGCATTCTTTGTCGATTATGGTCAGtatgttgttttaaatttaaaacaattgaaaccattacattcaaaatttaaaaaattaccatttcaAGTATTAAAAGCACGTTTATCCGGTATTACACCCGTTGGACAAAAATGGTCAGTAGATGATTGTAGGATATTCCAGGAATTAGTTGTTGGTAAACAATTCGTGTGTACGATTAAAGAGATTGGACGCGATATCTTAcatgataatgataatgtatTATCTGTGTTTTTGATTGACACTTCCACAAATGTTGATATTCAAATTCATAGATTATTAATTCGAAAAGGTATTGCTGTACCGATCAAAACTTAGGATCTCTCCAATGGGTTCCATTACcaatttaatattgattattgactaaaataatacaaaaatagtttttccctCTGAAAATGAGAGAAGCATAAACTCGGAACAGAGTAAAACTTTGGTAGATTGTggtacttattttattgaatttaccAGAGCTGCCAGtaaagccaatttttttttattccgcTGGGTCACTGAAAGTTTTCttgatattcaaataattatttatgtatccAATTATATGAGGCAATCTAGAGTACAAGCTGCATACAGAAGATAACCAAATTATTCTGgttttgtatccaattatttCATCTGACAGTCCTGGGATTTTCATAAGAAATAagcttgtattattattttcgattcaATAGAAATTATCCACCAATCAAAATAGTAATTACATAATACAATACCCAATTAactaataatcatttaaaatatgaaacacTTTTCAATTGATGCCGTCGAATTTGGTGGAAAACGGGATCTTAATACAACAAACTATTAgtgagttaatattttttttgttaatttttgtttcgtttgtttttttgtttattttttatgcgtttttatttaatttaaaaaaagtataaattaaataaaataaataaccatttgttactaatttaataactaattaaagACTGTTTTATAGTGAacgttatatttatatatgatatGTTACtgctataattatattatttttttaattgtatatctAGAGTTTATTCCATCAAGAATGAGTTTTTTCACCACTTGAATGTCAATTGTTCTTTGTTGTGACTATAgtacaatgaaactaaatatctaaaaggaaaaaagttattacatctttgaaattttccacagtagtttattaggttgtaaaaacttcgcACAAAAAAATCGGCCACTAGGAGGATGCTTAACTCCCTTTTTTTTGGCGggagaggggggggggggttaacgGCTTCAATCAAATGgaaaagtatccatcttgtaaaccgttagtgatagaacaaaagtttaaatgtaaaagttattccttataaaaaaaattaactatttatattagaaatattttttcaaaaacatcactgttaacccaTGAGGAAATTatgacaaaactttggtgtctattttctccaaaaatatgaaaggtagggagttgaaaatttacatgtaacttcaactagtggcattgtgaaacattctcgaaaaacgaaacttttttttacaacccAATAAACAACTGTGGGAAACTTCAAAGATTCAacacttttttcttaattactatgatttgttatttaattttgttgtgctacTACGCCGACTGTAGTAAACACCAGGAAATCTAGTCTAATTTCGGTTTTAATGTTCcttagtaaaaaacaaacaaattaaccATGTTGTTCGCCTGCCACAGATTTTTTTCAGAATCTTATATAGATGTGAAGTTCAAAAGTCGCTAGAAGAGCATATtgagaagtaaaaaaaatgtcaaatgaaagGGATATgtcctgaaggggatatattttaacaaaatgcataatacagcccagagaaatgctcatcttaatttgaatagttCATCTTTATCTTTAAAAGAAGGTAGTTtagaaaaatcagaaaaaaaatcaacactgaccATTGTTTAGGATACGATACAAGGATTTAATACAAATTGCTCATATATTGCCATCAGTCTTTTTCACACAGTTACGTCATTACGCTACTTGGCAGTATGGAAAATATTGTCATAATGCGGTTTTTTCCTTGTAGCTCTTttcaaactgaaccaattttcttgaaacgtagctaagagaactttccattaaattacctttcaaacagaaaacaattaaaatcggttcagccgtttaggagctacgatgccacagatagggTGAGTTTACTACGGTCGGCTTTCTTGGTCGGATTCGCCGAACTATATCcgaaatttaaaagataattaaaaatgataatttatatttgtttcattataaaagcaataattattaaagattatttaaaataaataaaaaccaataacctggctttcaattttgatattttattattgaaaagatTGAatgtaagaaaagtttttttttttttttttttttttttaatatttgaacaaatatGAAGATTGAATAATTCAAAGATTGtgtgtatacaattattttatagacaTTTCTTCCcaccttttaaaaaatagactgatcaacttaaaaaaaagatttaattttaaaaggctCATTCTTGTCGGAATTAACCCTATAAGAAGATAACTATATATAACGTGATAGATTTGATAAGCGACAATGCTTGGAAAGTTAAAAGAAGGTCCACAGATAAAAACATAGAtgttaagaaaaattgaataaaagctGCATTCAGATTAACACAGCGATAAGTAAGTGCATGTGCAATTTCCAATTATCTTTCGTAGTTTCGCATcaatttagaggcggcaaacTATTCATCAATCATGAAATTTGCTCAGTTAATCGTCGTTGAGTTAGCCTTAATGCAGTGATTGATTCTTGgtagaaattaaatataaaactcgTAATGATGTTTCGCCatcttttatgaaatattactaTTATGATTAGCGAAATAGAGTATATAAACATCTgtggataaataaaattatgttatttttttattttaaaaaaattaaaaaaatgtaaaaaaaatgttaaatatttgaattaattcatattgaaatgatttaattatttattatttatgtatttcattcctatttatttaatatttagaattcattccaaaaatttaactagaatttgaaatttatccTAGTAAAGTTTGTTTAACatgatcctttttttttattcaatattgacAAGCTCTCTAATCACTGATTATAATGTATTCTACTCAACTTAAATCAAGTTTATTTAGTAGTGATTATGTTATGCATACTTTACAGGAAATATATAGGGTgatttgtataaacaaataagacgtttaaaattagtgatttaataaaattcactctcaacaaaagtttttgttgaaatttagttttcacacaaagttataatttgtttattgaaatttaattgatttacggtaaaaatttcattagttGCCCGTTCTTGTCATATAATCAtcctatatatatttaataaaatgttattaagaaTTGAAgcatctttattttaaaatgaaagaatatattgtgtttttaaaacgtatattgattattttatttaaaaatacatgtaaaatatCTACAAGTGTTTGTTTGATCTATTACAAATCGTTCGAAACAAAAAATCCTTCTACCTCCTGAAAATCGTCTTCCAGTCCTGATATATACTTGATTTTGTTAGTACTACAATACCCCTTTCCCCATTAAttgaagttttttctatcggtcGTATCGATTATGTTATTCGTTCAatcaacaatattaaatttcaaaaatgcccCTTAATGatcaataattattcattattttaatagttattacataattttcaaaatttctatgaataaTGGATTCTTAAGAAACTGACAGACCTGATTCTAAAAATGCACTGAGATTGGATCAAAACTATCTCCAACCCAACACTAAattaagctttttttaaatgttttgctTCAAAACTATCTTTACTCACAACgagtttgttttcaaaaatttgtttttctaccACATggtattaacttttaataattacaaataatcatTGCAATCATTGTTAGTTAAACAGGTTAGTTAATGGTGTGGATCATCCTTGTATGCTCGGAAACAGGAAATAATCAACCATCGTGTATTaactttaacattttattttataaatatgtatacaatattgttgataattcaaaattatcgatatcatttcattaaaactatCGATGAatccaataatatattttttataatttaattattaagggCAATCGAATCGTGACAGGTTGTATCTATTTTGATTcgaatgatcatttttgataaCAACACCGCATCTGCTAAATACTTGTTTGAAGATAACTTGTTTTTGATTACTTTTGAGATCCCAGATCCCAAAGTTAGGTATGAGATTAAAGTTGTTAGTTTTTGgggaaaattaattgtgtaataaTTGGGGTTGGTGTATAGACTTATTGAATATCGATAATTTTAATGGaatgtttaactttttttgtatcgTATTAATCACATACATGATCATAAGATGAcgaacaaattataaataataattaaaattagaaaattaaaattggaaaccGTTTGTTTGCATATCATctaatatatgtaatttatctCGTGCTATTGAATCAATACTAGtagtatttaatattgtttgtatACGTTGTTTTAATGGATTCTCTAAAGCATCCATTATTTGATAACGtaataaatttggtaaaatatttactagaaaTTCTATAATATAATCGGCTGTACCAGCTCCATTACAGCGTACTTGTATGTTACCTAAATCTAAATCAAGAGTATCGATTATTGGATGTTCACGTGTGtcgattgattgattgattgatgcTTTTACCTTTATAGGGAAAactttgattaatattttaaacaaatataatatgatattcaATTTATGGTGAGTCAAAAAACTGGTTAAGTTTTACTCGtcgtttttaaactttttaccaATGAAATCTGTTACCTGCTTCGAATGAcgaataaatatactttttgactCAACATAATtgaatgtaaacaattttttggtatTCATATAACGAACTTACTTTGAAATGTTCAATTGTAAATGCGAATGTTCCAGATCGACTAAGTACACCACCGATTACACCAACATCCCAATGACTAGAGCCCTTTAATCGTTGTGTGCCAACATCGAACGATGTGCGGATTAATGACGAATTTAACAATTCAATTGTAATATTACCATTTCGATAAAAGTTACTTAAACCAGTCACCCATGTATGGGTCAAATGTACATCCATTAAACCAAGCTATATGTAAgtcaaagttttaataattcgtTAATAAATACGGATACTGAACCTAGAAAGCTAGCATAACTTCTGCAATTGCCTCTTTTATATAAGGTGTTccacgtatatatatatatatttgccaCACTGTAGTAGttatttcaaaatgagagttatttataaattttttaattgctatCGGTTGGTTAGATTATAGTGACATCTTACATTTTGTTAACATAAACAATATCGGTGTACAAACAATTAAGATTATGTTCACAATAGAAATTTTGCTAGCGATCTAAATTAACAATAACAATCTGTGTATTATACATACAGTATTATTATAATCCTCAATTTTCATAGGATCATATCCACGATCTCGAACTGTTTTACGTGCTTCAGCAATAGCCATATCAAATGGTGATATTGAATTAGGGaatgttttatcaatttttttaatttgtttgttagCATCACCACGGATGTTTTTATTTGCTTGACTCAAAATAAATGGTTTgattgaatcaaataaaaagttacCAACTGAATTGATAATaccctaaataaataatttaaaaaaattttagtatatttcaCTTATAACTCTACGCTAAGCaagttcattatttaaaaagtggAAATTTTTAAGACTCTGATTACTTGataaatcttaaaataacagcgccatttttatataaataatggttgaaaaaaattaagatggTATCAAACTTAATTTTCGAGTAAATTTCTGTGGTGACCATTTCAGAACTAACATTTGAAAGAAATCTCAGCCAAATTACATATGGGTTACGGACTCTATTCATCATATCTTAATTCCGAAATGAACACCAGTAAATTTAATCATCGCTAATATCTTTTATGCTTTTCTCgcaattttattcatttcatataatttcttACTTAGCATTGAATTATTcttaattctatcaaataaaagaataatatttacttgaaaAACATTGCCCATAAAacctaaattttcaaaattcatatcAATCTTTTTAAAAGTAACATCCATCGCAATCTCTTGTAAAGTTAAATGCCCTTTACGTTCCACAGCTAAATGTCCCAGACCAGTAACACTCACATCGTTTAATTTGACTGTAAACGGACCAGCCGAACGAGTAAAGAATGTTGACATTGTGTAATTTCCATGGACTAACAATGTATCGATGTCTAATGCTACatttacctacaaaaaaatattaattaggtacatattattattaattaatagctaattaataaataactatttttccTTACTTGCATTTTAGCAACATCTGTGTGCatgtgaataattttaaacttggaTAAACCATgtactaaaacatttttaaaattcatggtAGCAACcgaaaatgaatgttttaacgGTGGTATTGACATAGGATCTGGTATTGTTGAGCCTGGTATACCAATTGGATCTTCTTGTTGATAATGCTccaatatttctataattttatcaCTTAATTTTATCTCATATTCTTGTTTCGCATCATCTTCATCTTCATTTCC
This genomic interval from Chrysoperla carnea chromosome 1, inChrCarn1.1, whole genome shotgun sequence contains the following:
- the LOC123305454 gene encoding tudor domain-containing protein 7A-like; this translates as MFPSNSTFPSTGDLPSPDLPMDGTYFDVNIPSAVNPWNFFIQPYKDGKELKQWMLNLQEYYNTGPGSKKYQLTLNDVKPGECYVALHHPDNTWYRACVNQTIDNDSISAFFVDYGQYVVLNLKQLKPLHSKFKKLPFQVLKARLSGITPVGQKWSVDDCRIFQELVVGKQFVCTIKEIGRDILHDNDNVLSVFLIDTSTNVDIQIHRLLIRKGIAVPIKT
- the LOC123297519 gene encoding uncharacterized protein LOC123297519 gives rise to the protein MEKYFILFLLISCLSVLKVQTNDEENYNENQLGSGNEDEDDAKQEYEIKLSDKIIEILEHYQQEDPIGIPGSTIPDPMSIPPLKHSFSVATMNFKNVLVHGLSKFKIIHMHTDVAKMQVNVALDIDTLLVHGNYTMSTFFTRSAGPFTVKLNDVSVTGLGHLAVERKGHLTLQEIAMDVTFKKIDMNFENLGFMGNVFQGIINSVGNFLFDSIKPFILSQANKNIRGDANKQIKKIDKTFPNSISPFDMAIAEARKTVRDRGYDPMKIEDYNNTLGLMDVHLTHTWVTGLSNFYRNGNITIELLNSSLIRTSFDVGTQRLKGSSHWDVGVIGGVLSRSGTFAFTIEHFKVKASINQSIDTREHPIIDTLDLDLGNIQVRCNGAGTADYIIEFLVNILPNLLRYQIMDALENPLKQRIQTILNTTSIDSIARDKLHILDDMQTNGFQF